The following are encoded in a window of Ictalurus punctatus breed USDA103 chromosome 13, Coco_2.0, whole genome shotgun sequence genomic DNA:
- the buc2l gene encoding uncharacterized protein buc2l isoform X1: MVVAASQNPPGVEAPPQSVPFGMQGSRHAGPNPYRGPSPNHLDRQQQGNWPFFYVQPSQPYLPCQWPMPMPYVPYGGFPGLGYGMVLPPFPPASYVEAPGYILPHTQLHMVDYRRMMAPHLAPTMAYQARRFRYQHTTPSGRVMVSSEVQTEPVCTNSAQQGCNVVTSTQRSSESGNTVSRSIVSSPRPSEDKTACPEKGCTTSSKMLGETARIEPVQNGVLFQAEEVRIECSGSPSAVKITHSKETTELASNADGELLQCNMGAAEDVVLRCFQPVPFGGDEELKSIKDLSHFEDPCPDILMVSCPSNGSVSTLNGSIVAPVEPVNSTLVQGDPSLVKSAQDICGNHKNIHFKILRLPFELQCLDELRQIEASVWSVESLMPYMPTSEWMMQNSLMTPGKPSLATVMEVPAENPLQPNHSPADATQSLLEAGTVIELDGQDSMTSLESLPPFLPLVSRLADFNNAYYDKLSSNLKISNPGNWAKGQPEAHQDTKVQSGHQSPNTAPKKLKEETTNQSVVMSGVSDQEHCTAHLFPDSPLKHKVRTCKSCSVKHCADICSGSPSSKVGRMKRHKVSRAHLTGDKVKVLLCATCMSDPEKKARCKVAAITANPESNDMNNEMSEVSENDVYPSKACSKKLFNIQNPHSGKHLEKCPMSQQSQLREQNCSCEDSKALHSTSAWNGNGCSQHIDLTWERNEENLALLSVERWRDTDQRFTGEKSWRGGMQGSDSESTKSGGKMRTRNKQKQCTQSLEVHRRDTRY; the protein is encoded by the exons ATGGTAGTTGCAGCTTCCCAGAATCCACCTGGAGTTGAGGCTCCTCCTCAAAGTGTTCCTTTTGGGATGCAGGGGTCTCGACATGCTGGCCCAAATCCCTACAGAGGACCCAGTCCAAATCACCTGGACCGTCAACAGCAAGGCAACTGGCCCTTCTTCTATGTTCAACCCTCACAGCCTTACTTGCCATGCCAGTGGCCCATGCCGATGCCTTATGTTCCCTACGGAGGCTTCCCTGGGTTGG GTTATGGCATGGTGTTGCCACCTTTCCCTCCTGCTTCATATGTAGAAGCTCCTGGCTACATCCTTCCCCACACCCAGCTGCACATGGTTGACTACAGGCGAATGATGGCACCTCACTTGGCACCCACGATGGCGTACCAAGCTCGTCGTTTCCGCTACCAGCACACGACGCCATCTGGCCGAGTCATGGTCAGTTCAGAAGTTCAAACCGAGCCTGTTTGTACCAACTCTGCACAACAGGGCTGCAATGTTGTGACCAGCACCCAGAGAAGCTCTGAATCAGGAAACACTGTTTCTAGAAGCATTGTCTCATCACCTAGACCGAGCGAAGACAAAACTGCTTGTCCTGAAAAGGGCTGCACAACGTCAAGTAAAATGCTTGGAGAAACTGCAAGAATTGAGCCTGTTCAAAATGGTGTTCTCTTCCAAGCGGAGGAGGTACGGATCGAGTGTAGTGGCTCCCCGTCTGCAGTGAAGATCACTCATTCCAAGGAGACCACTGAGCTAGCCAGCAATGCTGATGGTGAGCTCTTGCAGTGTAACATGGGTGCTGCTGAAGATGTGGTCTTAAGGTGTTTCCAACCTGTACCATTTGGTGGTGACGAGGAACTAAAGAGTATAAAAGACCTCAGCCACTTTGAGGACCCTTGCCCTGATATTCTAATGGTTTCTTGTCCCTCAAATGGTTCAGTGAGCACACTAAATGGATCAATTGTTGCACCTGTTGAGCCAGTCAACAGTACATTGGTTCAGGGGGATCCCAGCTTGGTAAAAAGTGCTCAGGATATCTGTGGGAACCACAAGAACATTCACTTCAAAATCTTGCGGCTTCCCTTTGAACTGCAGTGCTTGGATGAATTGCGGCAGATAGAGGCCTCTGTCTGGTCTGTGGAGTCTTTGATGCCTTATATGCCTACTTCTGAGTGGATGATGCAAAATAGCCTGATGACCCCTGGGAAACCATCCCTTGCCACAGTAATGGAGGTTCCTGCTGAGAATCCTCTACAACCAAATCATTCACCAGCAGATGCAACACAATCTTTGCTGGAAGCTGGAACAGTGATTGAACTTGATGGCCAAGACTCAATGACCTCACTTGAATCCCTTCCACCATTCCTTCCTTTAGTCAGCAGACTAGCAGACTTTAATAATGCATATTATGATAAACTATCCTCTAATCTTAAGATCAGCAACCCTGGTAACTGGGCAAAGGGACAACCTGAAGCCCATCAGGACACCAAAGTTCAGTCTGGACACCAAAGTCCCAATACTGCTCCTAAGAAATTGAAAGAGGAGACTACCAACCAGAGTGTTGTGATGTCTGGGGTTTCTGATCAGGAACATTGCACAGCTCATCTGTTTCCAGATTCACCTCTCAAACACAAAGTACGCACGTGTAAAAGCTGTTCAGTGAAACACTGCGCAGATATCTGCTCTGGTAGTCCGAGCAGCAAGGTTGGCCGCATGAAGCGGCACAAGGTTTCTCGTGCTCATTTAACTGGGGATAAGGTCAAGGTTCTGTTGTGTGCCACGTGCATGAGCGATCCTGAGAAGAAAGCTAGGTGCAAAGTGGCTGCCATTACAGCCAACCCTGAGTCGAACGACATGAACAATGAAATGAGCGAAGTCTCTGAAAACGATGTGTATCCTTCAAAAGCATGCTCAAAAAAGTTGTTCAATATTCAAAATCCCCATTCAGGCAAACATTTGGAGAAATgccccatgtcccagcagtccCAGCTGAGGGAGCAGAATTGCTCATGTGAGGATTCAAAAGCTTTGCATTCCACTTCAGCATGGAATGGTAATGGATGTAGCCAGCATATCGACCTCACTTGGGAAAGAAATGAGGAAAACCTGGCTCTTTTATcggtggagagatggagggatacTGACCAGAGATTCACTGGCG AGAAGTCATGGAGAGGAGGTATGCAAGGGTCGGATAGCGAGAGTACCAAAAGCGGAGGAAAGATGAGGACTcgcaataaacaaaaacaatgtacACAATCACTAG aagttCACAGAAGAGACACAAGATACTGA
- the buc2l gene encoding uncharacterized protein buc2l isoform X2, protein MVVAASQNPPGVEAPPQSVPFGMQGSRHAGPNPYRGPSPNHLDRQQQGNWPFFYVQPSQPYLPCQWPMPMPYVPYGGFPGLGYGMVLPPFPPASYVEAPGYILPHTQLHMVDYRRMMAPHLAPTMAYQARRFRYQHTTPSGRVMVSSEVQTEPVCTNSAQQGCNVVTSTQRSSESGNTVSRSIVSSPRPSEDKTACPEKGCTTSSKMLGETARIEPVQNGVLFQAEEVRIECSGSPSAVKITHSKETTELASNADGELLQCNMGAAEDVVLRCFQPVPFGGDEELKSIKDLSHFEDPCPDILMVSCPSNGSVSTLNGSIVAPVEPVNSTLVQGDPSLVKSAQDICGNHKNIHFKILRLPFELQCLDELRQIEASVWSVESLMPYMPTSEWMMQNSLMTPGKPSLATVMEVPAENPLQPNHSPADATQSLLEAGTVIELDGQDSMTSLESLPPFLPLVSRLADFNNAYYDKLSSNLKISNPGNWAKGQPEAHQDTKVQSGHQSPNTAPKKLKEETTNQSVVMSGVSDQEHCTAHLFPDSPLKHKVRTCKSCSVKHCADICSGSPSSKVGRMKRHKVSRAHLTGDKVKVLLCATCMSDPEKKARCKVAAITANPESNDMNNEMSEVSENDVYPSKACSKKLFNIQNPHSGKHLEKCPMSQQSQLREQNCSCEDSKALHSTSAWNGNGCSQHIDLTWERNEENLALLSVERWRDTDQRFTGEKSWRGGMQGSDSESTKSGGKMRTRNKQKQCTQSLVHRRDTRY, encoded by the exons ATGGTAGTTGCAGCTTCCCAGAATCCACCTGGAGTTGAGGCTCCTCCTCAAAGTGTTCCTTTTGGGATGCAGGGGTCTCGACATGCTGGCCCAAATCCCTACAGAGGACCCAGTCCAAATCACCTGGACCGTCAACAGCAAGGCAACTGGCCCTTCTTCTATGTTCAACCCTCACAGCCTTACTTGCCATGCCAGTGGCCCATGCCGATGCCTTATGTTCCCTACGGAGGCTTCCCTGGGTTGG GTTATGGCATGGTGTTGCCACCTTTCCCTCCTGCTTCATATGTAGAAGCTCCTGGCTACATCCTTCCCCACACCCAGCTGCACATGGTTGACTACAGGCGAATGATGGCACCTCACTTGGCACCCACGATGGCGTACCAAGCTCGTCGTTTCCGCTACCAGCACACGACGCCATCTGGCCGAGTCATGGTCAGTTCAGAAGTTCAAACCGAGCCTGTTTGTACCAACTCTGCACAACAGGGCTGCAATGTTGTGACCAGCACCCAGAGAAGCTCTGAATCAGGAAACACTGTTTCTAGAAGCATTGTCTCATCACCTAGACCGAGCGAAGACAAAACTGCTTGTCCTGAAAAGGGCTGCACAACGTCAAGTAAAATGCTTGGAGAAACTGCAAGAATTGAGCCTGTTCAAAATGGTGTTCTCTTCCAAGCGGAGGAGGTACGGATCGAGTGTAGTGGCTCCCCGTCTGCAGTGAAGATCACTCATTCCAAGGAGACCACTGAGCTAGCCAGCAATGCTGATGGTGAGCTCTTGCAGTGTAACATGGGTGCTGCTGAAGATGTGGTCTTAAGGTGTTTCCAACCTGTACCATTTGGTGGTGACGAGGAACTAAAGAGTATAAAAGACCTCAGCCACTTTGAGGACCCTTGCCCTGATATTCTAATGGTTTCTTGTCCCTCAAATGGTTCAGTGAGCACACTAAATGGATCAATTGTTGCACCTGTTGAGCCAGTCAACAGTACATTGGTTCAGGGGGATCCCAGCTTGGTAAAAAGTGCTCAGGATATCTGTGGGAACCACAAGAACATTCACTTCAAAATCTTGCGGCTTCCCTTTGAACTGCAGTGCTTGGATGAATTGCGGCAGATAGAGGCCTCTGTCTGGTCTGTGGAGTCTTTGATGCCTTATATGCCTACTTCTGAGTGGATGATGCAAAATAGCCTGATGACCCCTGGGAAACCATCCCTTGCCACAGTAATGGAGGTTCCTGCTGAGAATCCTCTACAACCAAATCATTCACCAGCAGATGCAACACAATCTTTGCTGGAAGCTGGAACAGTGATTGAACTTGATGGCCAAGACTCAATGACCTCACTTGAATCCCTTCCACCATTCCTTCCTTTAGTCAGCAGACTAGCAGACTTTAATAATGCATATTATGATAAACTATCCTCTAATCTTAAGATCAGCAACCCTGGTAACTGGGCAAAGGGACAACCTGAAGCCCATCAGGACACCAAAGTTCAGTCTGGACACCAAAGTCCCAATACTGCTCCTAAGAAATTGAAAGAGGAGACTACCAACCAGAGTGTTGTGATGTCTGGGGTTTCTGATCAGGAACATTGCACAGCTCATCTGTTTCCAGATTCACCTCTCAAACACAAAGTACGCACGTGTAAAAGCTGTTCAGTGAAACACTGCGCAGATATCTGCTCTGGTAGTCCGAGCAGCAAGGTTGGCCGCATGAAGCGGCACAAGGTTTCTCGTGCTCATTTAACTGGGGATAAGGTCAAGGTTCTGTTGTGTGCCACGTGCATGAGCGATCCTGAGAAGAAAGCTAGGTGCAAAGTGGCTGCCATTACAGCCAACCCTGAGTCGAACGACATGAACAATGAAATGAGCGAAGTCTCTGAAAACGATGTGTATCCTTCAAAAGCATGCTCAAAAAAGTTGTTCAATATTCAAAATCCCCATTCAGGCAAACATTTGGAGAAATgccccatgtcccagcagtccCAGCTGAGGGAGCAGAATTGCTCATGTGAGGATTCAAAAGCTTTGCATTCCACTTCAGCATGGAATGGTAATGGATGTAGCCAGCATATCGACCTCACTTGGGAAAGAAATGAGGAAAACCTGGCTCTTTTATcggtggagagatggagggatacTGACCAGAGATTCACTGGCG AGAAGTCATGGAGAGGAGGTATGCAAGGGTCGGATAGCGAGAGTACCAAAAGCGGAGGAAAGATGAGGACTcgcaataaacaaaaacaatgtacACAATCACTAG ttCACAGAAGAGACACAAGATACTGA